One region of Agrobacterium tumefaciens genomic DNA includes:
- a CDS encoding carboxymuconolactone decarboxylase family protein, giving the protein MTDISNTSNSFQRFITEAPAHQAVWLQAVQGLGAASTLDAKTQCLVYIGILAALRLEGGVAFHVLEAKAHGASRDDIISAVLTGLPAAGNGVLGALGPALEAFDRA; this is encoded by the coding sequence ATGACGGATATTTCCAACACCAGCAATTCGTTCCAGCGTTTCATCACCGAGGCCCCGGCCCATCAGGCGGTCTGGCTTCAGGCCGTGCAGGGGCTGGGTGCGGCGTCCACGCTGGATGCCAAGACGCAATGCCTGGTCTATATCGGCATTCTTGCCGCACTGCGGCTTGAAGGCGGTGTGGCATTTCATGTGCTGGAAGCCAAAGCGCATGGCGCAAGCCGTGACGACATCATCAGCGCGGTGCTGACCGGGCTTCCCGCCGCCGGAAACGGCGTTCTCGGCGCACTTGGACCTGCTCTCGAAGCTTTCGACAGGGCTTGA